CTGAACAACctttctggtcaaacaaaagTCAAAGATAACAGTCAGGTAAATCCaatatgtatttaatttttgGTGGCGAGGTTGCTGGGTTCTCAGACAGACAACCTTGCGGCCAAGAACTTTCCCAACAGCAGAGAGCTGGTGTAGCAGGCAGAGGGAACATCGGTCATAATGAAGGCTTAGGTTCAAGCTCCCTTTGACCTGGAGCGAGACAACTAACCTGTTCTCTGATTATCTTATTCTCTGGAAAGCATTTGTTCATCACAGATGAAGATCAGAATGCTtccactgtatgtgtatgtttgccTGTGTGCACCATATTCCTGCTAAATGTCACATTTCGCCGCTCTGACTTGCTATCGTCTTGTCTGCGTGCAGGCAGGCAACGATGGAGAGAGCATCGGCAACTGTCCCTTCTCTCAGCGTCTCTTCATGATCCTCTGGCTCAAAGGAGTCGTGTTCAACGTCACCACCGTCGACCTCAAAAGGTTAGTAAGGCTAGGTAGAGGGACGCAAGCTtccaggacacaaacacacactgatgcgCTCACTGGGCCTCACGTGACACACTGctttctctgtgtcctctgtagAAAGCCAGCAGATCTGCATAACCTGGCCCCGGGGACACACCCTCCTTTCCTGACCTTCAACGGAGAGGTCAAGACCGATATCAACAAGATTGAGGAGTTTCTGGAGGAAACGCTCTGTCCTCCAAAgtaattcaacatgaaggtttTACAGTTCACTTTATAGCATCAGATTATATCACTGACtacacacatgctgcttttgGGTGGATTTATTTCACTTGAGCAACACAGTTGAAAGGACAGGAAACATTTCAGACCAATAAGAGTGAATATGTGCTGCATTTGAAGACTAAGGTTAACCGATATGACTGTTTGTTGTTTATGGCTGTTGTAAATCTTTTGTGaatgactatatatatatgtctcaAGTACTTTTGCACatatctgaaaacaaaaaccttaATTATCTGGGTGTCACTGACAACAGCAACAGGTTGAATAATTCAAAGAAACAACAGTGTGTGAGCAGTACAGAGAAAAACTCCAGATTAActaaatctttattttattgccTGCAAAGTTTTTTACATTATAAATGGACCTTGTGAGAGAGCTTGAGGGGCGGGCGGCCAACTGGGTGCGAGTGTGTAACATGTTTTCAGTCTGAGCCGAGCTCCAGTCCAGGTGTTAATGCTATCCAGATGGATTGGTCCGACTGCGTCTCTGACTGcgtctcctgcctcctcctcctcctccccccgccGCCATTCCCCCCATACACCCTCCCCCTCCTGTCTGCTCAGGTATCCCAAACTGGCCGCCAAGCAGAGAGAGTCGAACACAGCTGGAAATGACATCTTTGCCAAGTTCTCAGCCTACATCAAGAACACCAAACCAGAGGCCAACGCTGGTGGGCTGctcattttgtgccatttacacccaatcacacacacacacacacacacacatacacacacacacacacacagctgaagatgAAAAAAGCTCATTATTATCCCCCTCCACTAGGTTGTAGCAGAGTCCACTGTTTGAGGCCTGCTGTGACTCATGTTTTGCTGTGCTGCCACCTAGTGAGGCGCCCACTGTACAGGGAATGTCACTTTTACTTTCCAGCAGTGTTGTGTCCATACTTATGTGTGTGCCTTGTGTGTTTAGTCCTAGAGAAAGGCCTGACCAGGGCCCTGAAGAAGCTGGACGACTACCTGAACAGCCCCCTGCCAGATGAGATCGATGCAgacagcatggaggaggagaagggctCCAACCGATGCTTCCTTGATGGAAACGAGCTCACCCTTGCAGACTGCAACCTGCTGCCTAAACTGCACATAGTCAAGGTAAAGAGGGCGTGCACCTGGAGGAAATACTGATTAATGTTAATACCATTTAAAACAATGGAGAAAAATACATTCTCCTGTTTCATACATAGCATTCCTGCATCTAATATTTATTCAACTACAAAAAACTAATGCTAAAATAACATGGTTTCACTTAGAGATATAAAATTAGACTAGACTTGAtggtacatacatacatttaacCAGACTAGCATCAAAGCTCAAGAGAAATAGCCATGTTGTTCTGTAGGTCCAACATTTTGGTctaaactgaaatatctcagagACTATTAGATggactgacacagacacacaatgtgTAAAAGAAGTGGGCGTAGCCACCATATTGTCAGcctttggtttgtggaccgctgTTTTTAAGCCTCAAGttgagcattttcaaaatcaccatcttggtttaacggcttgattttggagccaaaaGTGACAAAGTCACAAAGTAGTCCTCTGCCACAGCATAACCTTCTTTATAGTCCATTTCACTCTAAattggaccataatttactaaatgaacatcatgctgtgttgaagaagatgTGAAAAAAGCCATTGCGACCATAAAGTcttcaggaaaatgtttactgaagTAACAACTCATGTGAGAAGGTTCATTCTCTCAAAGACTTCCATACAAAccagacttctttttggagccagcagagtcgccccctgcttGCCTTTAGGAAGAaagcaggtttaaggctcttgagcattggcttcacttttcagacctcaaagttacatccacttcttttgtGGTCACCTCCTGACTTCTCTTCTAGCACTATGAATAATCTACAGTCTATAACCAGATAACTagactaatgacattcccatttAACTTTGTGTTTAGCTCTTATTGGAAAACTAAATCAGGATGGTGAATGTTAAACATCGTACCTTCTATACATACAACAtacagcatgttagcattttcactgtgagcatgttatcATGTTAATGttagtattagcattagctgcaCAGAGCAGTTAATGGTGTTTATTAGAATAATTTAAGTTAATTTGAATCAGCTGTAGCAACTCACAGCTAAAAGTGTTTTgcatttcttctccttttttcctgGACAAAGCCGCTATTGCTAGTGCTCACTTCAACATATGCGGCACAGAAAACAACCAGGAGGGGTTTGAAAGTCATTTACTCTTTTATTTATTGACTGAAAAGGCAATAAATGAGGCAGGCTGAGGGAAAGCTGgctacaaaaatataaaatgcaacAACTCATCTCACAATACTTCGTGGAATGCACTGAACATAAACTGATGGTACAATTATGAGACTGCCCAAGGGTGGATTTTAAATGTCTGACGAGATAAATCAAGTTTATCTTCAGTTCACGTAGAAGTTACAGCTTTGCCCTCTCTCCCAGGTCGTTGCTAAGAAGTACCGCAACTACGACATCCCCTCAGACATGTCGGGCGTGTGGCGGTACCTGAAGAACGCCTACACACGTGATGAATTCACCAACACCTGTGCTGCTGACTCAGAAATCGAGACCGCTTACAAAGACGTGGCGAGGAGACTGGCCAAGTAACTCGCCAACCGACCCCCCAGCTCAAACGAAATAAACTAGTAACACAACACACTAAAAAACATCCCGTTCAAACGTACATGTGACTGTCATTTTGGGTCTTCTTCAGTGGCATTTCCATTAAGTCTTTTGTCTGTCACAAACAGGTCAGATGTTGCAGATGTCTGTGTGGCTTTTACTGCTTTACAAATCCACATGTGATGGATCTCAGAGATTTAGTAGCTCACATTGCGTATACGGCATTGCAATTACAGAAACAGATGCAGCAAAAGAGAAGTTGAGCAGAAGATGAATCAACCATATTTAACTTAATTCACAGGTTTCAAACCAGATTTAAAATTTACTGCTGCGAAACCTCTGACATAACACTTTGACTCAAACAtgattgtgtctgtctgtatttatttctcACACAACACAAAGCTCTCTTTCATACATACTCCCCCTGGTCCACACGGCCAAACATTTTACAGGCTGCTGATGTCAGGGTCgttcactttatttattcctAAGCCCACAGAAAACTGGTCTGACTCCAGTGTTTATTATCAAGCTTTGGCTCCTGGGGAGAATCCTCGATTCATCTATGATCGCTGACTGACGCTAAATGTTTGCTGAATATGACTGTTATGACCTGCAGATTCATTTTGTCATTCTTTACTGTAGCTGTTGCTGTCGTCGTTTTGTTTCCTTAAGCTTACACATATCTTGAAAATTCACTCCTGCTTCTAAAAGATTAATTTCAAGAAAGattgattttgaaaataagTTTATATGCTCGGCGATgttagtttgaaaaaaaaaagaagaaaaaaaaagatttagcTTAGAACAGAGATTGTTTCTGGATTGTTTGCATGCATGAATCTGTTTTAGATTGCAAGAGATTTAAGATATGAAAATAACTACGTGCCTTTATTTGGGAGTATCAAAAATCCATGCCAATGTCACTGATGGATTCattctgaaaaatgtgttgcagCCAGAGCCGAGACATTTGTTCTGCCTCTAGCTATTAGTGTTCCGTCTAGGTATTGATTTTGTCTTAAGTTACACATGATATTATGAATGGAGAGAGTATTTATTTAGCAGCTCCAATCAGGCCTGATTAGGGAGAGCCATTAGTGCTGCGATGAAAAGCGTCTTCCAGGCCAGGTCCACAATGGTCAGGAGCCGTGCCCTCCAGCCCTTCATCATACAGACATTTCCTCCACTCTGAGGAGTCTATCACCATCTGCAGCCTAAAGTTCAAGTTCAAAAGTTTCATTGTCCACGCGGAGGAGGATGGAAATTTGTCTTGGGGCTTATCGTCTTTGGCTTGGTGTCACGCTGCAACTATAGCGAGACTTCCTTGAAGAACCATAAGGCTCTTGTGTGGTTTGGACAAACATATGATATGAAATTGGAGCATGATGACTGAGAGCCATGCTCATTGCGAAGctctacaaataaaataatattttcacaaatctgcttctgccttttcttttcttttccagctAGGTGATCAATCAGCAATGATACTTTCGAGGTTGTCATGAAGGGGAGGGGTGAGTGGTACGTCTCAGTGATAGCAAAGGTGCTGGTGGAAactggatcctggtcctgagAAGGGTTAAGTGTGCCTGACTGAGTTGATCAAATCCAGTGGTGCAGGTCTGTTTCTCCAtcataacagagagagagagaaggagagagaggaggacggagggagagagagtgatgaCCGTTGACAGGCTTAAATAGAGGCTTCCATGCCAGGGATCAAACGCCATCCCTCTTCTCCACTCTCTCATTAAGACGGAAAACCCGAGCGCCGCCATCCGATCTGTCTCCATTTTTCCTCAAAGGAGTCTAACTTGAAAGATCTGCGCCTGTCGGATTTACAATGGTGGGCGAGTGGTGTTTACTGAGACGTGGCCTTGCCAGAAACAACagtcaaagaaaataaatggagCCTGCCTAGTGTTTCCACAGGAGTAAGGAAATATGGAGCGAGACTTGTGCCTTGCTGTTTGGTAATTAGTACCTAAACATCCCTGTCCTTGGATCCCATCGCTCACATCCAACATTTCTGCAAGCTGGATAATATACAGTGGAGCATTAACGTCAAACACGTCTGGTCATGGGGCCTGGCACGCCACATTAATCTGTTATTACACTCCCAGTGGATCTACCAGTCGCTGGCCTTGGCTTGGCCACCATAGCGCAAAGAGTCCATATAGGCTGACAGGGACTCACACACAGCGTACTTTTATAGCCAGGTTTAGTAAACCTTCTCAGCTCGGGCATAAATTGTCTAAATTGAGTCTTGCTTTGAGACCTGAGCTGATTAAAACAAACTGGTGTGTTTGACGTGTGAGGACCTACCAGAAACAGACCTGTGATCCAATTAAGGGCCAGACCCATAGTTTAAGAAATACTGCCATATAGACCTCAGTGCTCCTTTAGCTGCTGCTTACCGTAGATATTGTACCCACGAGACACACACGTATGTTTCAGCCCGAGGTGGAGTTTGGTTTTACCTCAGACTGTCCCGCTGTTTTAGCCTGACATCACCAGAACAATTCACACATTTGAATTAGTCTGAAACCTCTCAGTTCATTTTCGATTCCAAGGGGCGTCATCAGGACCAAAACGCCTCTGGATGCAATTGGACCTGAGCCTGAATTAAACTTTTACCAAATTCTGCTGGAAGTACGGCAACAACAAAAGCTTTAAGTGCAGTTGCAGTGAGAAAATAGGTCGTCCAGTTCGTTGAATACTGACGCAATAGTGGATTCAATTCCACATTACCGGCAGCCATCTTGGCCGTTTATGAAAACGCCACTGTGGCGTTGCCCCCTCCATTGTATCAAACCTGCCCCGTATTAGATGACTGGCTGTGACCGGCCCGACCCAGGCCAGGTCGGCTGGAGATTTGATTGAAAGGGGAGGTGGACCAGAGGAAATAAAGCATGAGCTCACAGATCTGTCTGATTCCCAGGCTGAGTTATTTTACAAGAAACCTTATATTATCCGTGTCCTTTAACAGCAATAACGTCACAAAGGGCTTCATTTGCGTAATCTCATTCAATATCCTGTCCTGCACTTCAGATGATCACACACAGATCAGCAGAAAacccagtttgtgcctctcatgTATTATTGTTACATTCAAGTCAGAGAGTTAAGCATCCGTTTATCTGGAAAGTAAATCCTTCTTGACTCTTAGTTGTCTTTGAGGATTCTAGAAACATCTTCAGAGTAGTGGtaagttttcttcttcttctactctaTGTGTATTTTTCAGGAAAACAGAATCTTTGCGGCTTGAATGTAATGTTAATATATGAAAGGCACAAATGATTAGATTTCTTTTGCCACTGAAAAACACCCTCCAGTCACTTATTGCTGTCAATCCTGATGTTGGATAATGACTAACATGTGACATCAACATCGACCCGCTGAAAGGTGGCAGCTGAGGTCCTGCAGGCCTGAGGAGGAAGTGTCTAATCAGAGCACGGCTGACGTCGACAGGAACCATGTCATAACAGGGGATCATGTTTAAAAGGGAGACAGCGCCGCTGAAGACGAGTCCTCATCTCTTCCACTCTGAGACAGAGAGCATCTAAGAGAGTATCAAATTCTCAGCAGGTCCCCCAGCCCTCCTCCGCTCGCCTGCCGCCCTCAGAGGCTTGAGTGACTTGTGGTGAAGCTTGATGGGGATTATTGATCTGCCTGGCGCGCGCCTGCGGTTTCGGCATAAGACTGACGACCTCACCAGAGAGAGTTCTTGGCACACACCGGCTCCTGTGTGAGATCAGCGGTAGGGCCGTGTGGAGGCCGGGACAGGCTTGTCGTGGCCTGAAGGGTGGACTGTCTGAGCTTGGAGCCAGGTGATCAAGacatttttctgtgtatttaaaTAATCAGGCCCAAATTTAGGCAGAAGATAACAATAAACATATCTGATTGGCTTTTTGGAGAGGAGTAGGTGAAATGAGCAGCCATGTCTGCAGACTGCAGAGCCCGGGGGTATTTATGCTCTTGGTTAGATTTACTGGTTAGGGTTTCAGTTCCAGTTGTGGACCACATGAAATAATCCTTGGTCACTGGAGAAGGATGTGGACACTGTGCTAATTATGTGAGATGATGATGTCAGGTATTGATACCTACTAGTGAGCCAGAACTTTTCCCTCTTTGCCGTTCCAATGTATATAACCGCGCTGTGGTGACCACACTCGCTCTGCGACCACATGTCGGACATGTCTGGATCCTCAGCAGCCCTCACACATCCGCACTGTCAGGCGGGCGCTCACTTTATCATTCATAGTTGTAAATCATTGCTTCGCCTGCAGGAAACACgcagcattttattttccagtcaTAAACCATAAAACCTGCCTCTAACACGAGTTATGATCCTTGGAGACTGAGAGGATGAATGTCTAAAGCAGAACCAGACACGATGGCGGGCATCTTTCATCCCCCTTTTCGCCTGGCATCCCCAGATGGTTATGGTCGTGTGGTGGATTTTCCAAAAAAGCCCCAACGTGATCCAAATGTCACCAGGGTTGTGTGGCATTCAGCAGTGAACTGGATCTCTGTGACTGCTCTGAATTACTGGTCCATTAGTTCTCAATTAACACTCGCCTGATAAAGTTTTAACAGCCCTTCATCTGACAGGAAGAACCCATAGAGCTCCTTCATGCTTGGTTTCAGTCAAAGATGGGGCCTATGCCcaaatttttgaaattttattgCCTGGCTGAAACCTATGGAAAAGGCCTGTTTTGCATGAATATTTGGCACCGAGTTTAACGTTTATCCTGTCTTGTGTTCTGTACACTGAGTCGTGCTGCAACAGTTTGCCATTTTTTGACAGCTGAGATGGTGTATAATTTGAAACACTGACATGAAGTGGAGACCTTGGACAAAGAagccttttgtttgtgtgtttggtcgCTGTCCATGGTCCTGACACACGCATTTTCACAGtaattcctctttttttttcagccagtGTGGCCAGTATCAAATTGCATAATCTGAACTGGCAGAACTCATTAAATGTAGGCTTTCTATGTTTCATAAGTGCACTTTTCTCTGAGTTGCGTTTCACTTAGCAGCAAATGGTTTCATGGAATCAAATGTTTCCAGAGCAGGccaaagacacagacatgctttAATCTAGTGATGAATGGATTCTGGTGCGGGATGTTAGGCCGCCTCACTACCTACCATGTCTGTGATGTTCTGGGTTGCTGCCTGGATGCAGCTCGCCTGCCAGCtgatcatttcttttattacagGTCAAAAGACAAGTCATCGTTTACAACCCCCCTCTCTCTGAGGGTGAAAAGCGTTTTATATCTGACGTTCATTTACACAGCAAAAGTTCAGTCCACAGAGACTAAATGTGGGGTGTTGGGACTTTAGTAGGAGTACCAGTAACATAATAAGCTCTAGTTTGGCTGCATCCAGCCTGTCTTTGGCTGCACGGAGCACCATATGGGTGGCCCCCTCACCTCGGTCCCTACGGTTAGATTAAAAAAGCCACTAGAGTGCGCCAAAGTACACAGTTATTGTTGACTCAGTTTGAAATACTCCTGGCCTGGGAGGGGGGTTACTCAATTACAATCAGATCAAATTAAGATCAGTCTTGTGTGATTTATGGTGGGCATGGGTTGAGCTCAGAGATGGTCTTCCTCTGAGACATCAAGGTGGCCTGTTGCCATTTGTTACGATGACATCAGATTAGGAAGGTTCAGGGAGGTCAGTGCTTCATGCTGATTTGACAGTCAAGGCCCATCCTGTCCTGAGTTTATCTCAGGAGTAAATGAGAAATCAAGATGCACGGATTCCTGCTGGAGGGCAgaaacgacacacacacacacacacacacacacacacacacagagaaacaggccTCAGCCCTGTTAGTGTAGATGGAAACATAGGCAGAGATATACAGCTCTGTGA
Above is a genomic segment from Pempheris klunzingeri isolate RE-2024b chromosome 18, fPemKlu1.hap1, whole genome shotgun sequence containing:
- the clic5b gene encoding chloride intracellular channel protein 5b isoform X1; this encodes MENIYDTIDEGSVHEERREGADSPDREPKYENSGEAKEQLDSEVQVHACADGERSSPDYMDTRDGDKHSSSSSSSSSDDEEEKAEEVAERKEEEVEPEPVVEVTVEEVNGEAHDGSRRSSASSASSASAGDPCDDPPIEPRIQEEDNAEDGMLMAYTHPDPKPEESVDYTLKTLESVSLDESSAAPADPGHPDISLFVKAGNDGESIGNCPFSQRLFMILWLKGVVFNVTTVDLKRKPADLHNLAPGTHPPFLTFNGEVKTDINKIEEFLEETLCPPKYPKLAAKQRESNTAGNDIFAKFSAYIKNTKPEANAVLEKGLTRALKKLDDYLNSPLPDEIDADSMEEEKGSNRCFLDGNELTLADCNLLPKLHIVKVVAKKYRNYDIPSDMSGVWRYLKNAYTRDEFTNTCAADSEIETAYKDVARRLAK
- the clic5b gene encoding chloride intracellular channel protein 5b isoform X2; the protein is MSTNGQDRDPDIELFVKAGNDGESIGNCPFSQRLFMILWLKGVVFNVTTVDLKRKPADLHNLAPGTHPPFLTFNGEVKTDINKIEEFLEETLCPPKYPKLAAKQRESNTAGNDIFAKFSAYIKNTKPEANAVLEKGLTRALKKLDDYLNSPLPDEIDADSMEEEKGSNRCFLDGNELTLADCNLLPKLHIVKVVAKKYRNYDIPSDMSGVWRYLKNAYTRDEFTNTCAADSEIETAYKDVARRLAK